One window of Cydia pomonella isolate Wapato2018A chromosome 5, ilCydPomo1, whole genome shotgun sequence genomic DNA carries:
- the LOC133518120 gene encoding uncharacterized protein LOC133518120, which produces MPDGKNDAEGHTPRRPKCKRRRRRSTTPERAGEASDDEQSYTPKRPKRKRRRRRSMTPDDAGETSGKRSRTGVTADELLKIITALQGVPSKSTSTNNVVPEFDPNNRAQDVERWIKKVNECAEIYSWDEKQIIHYALQKLRGLAKSWYESLPSLSYSWDVWQSKLMKAFPNDVNYGKLLDEMLSRRSRTDETLRDYFYEKLALLSRCEIVGRKAVDCIIYGINDSSVRNGAQALKCEEPEDLLNYLASQQSTQSKDASRGPLASNSLKRRDFRSNPSDKSTVSNRGADSTCFNCHERGHVYLNCPKPIVKCGKCHRVGHNDENCSRRPLQTHSRNTSSSSSQPTDKKVLKVAVDVDSSILDKVETRASFDMKASKSCSSTSNHANPFNESVDDSANEKFYKTICVNGQMLGAYIDFGCARSLMRYTDAVALGLIKSESTLLPTLRGFGHSAVVPKAKATVHVRIDEVEMELNVLVVDDMYLEDSLMIGRDFTEKPCVTALKNNKQLFLYHTPSELSENQNQAIGLYVFKDATVVKGGLLEVCTKETYTGNVYSDGGTRMSPNQEYHLHQGYYEVKESRAVVFVTSLTKAPLNFRAGTLIARVNPITEVKTLIVQAEDNERGMKPIEKSEIRVGKGVDEKTREKLHQLLQKYRSCFAQNLNELGCAKDAIMDIDLHDKTPVVYRPYRLSHPERQKVRDIVDELV; this is translated from the exons ATGCCGGACGGAAAAA ATGATGCGGAAGGGCACACGCCGAGGCGCCCCAAGTGTAAGCGCAGGAGAAGGAGGTCCACGACACCAGAACGCGCTGGCGAAGCTTCTGACGATGAGCAGAGTTACACGCCGAAGCGCCCCAAACGTAAGCGCAGGAGAAGGAGATCCATGACACCAGATGACGCTGGCGAAACTTCTGGTAAGAGGAGCCGAACGGGAGTAACTGCAGATGAACTGTTGAAGATAATAACTGCGCTTCAAGGAGTACCAAGTAAGAGCACTTCCACTAATAATGTTGTTCCGGAATTCGACCCTAACAACAGAGCTCAAGATGTCGAACGATGGATCAAGAAGGTGAACGAGTGCGCCGAGATTTATTCTTGGGATGAGAAGCAGATAATACACTATGCGCTCCAGAAGTTACGTGGATTAGCTAAAAGTTGGTACGAGTCCCTGCCATCCCTCAGTTACTCGTGGGATGTCTGGCAGAGTAAATTAATGAAAGCTTTCCCGAATGATGTCAATTATGGTAAACTACTAGATGAAATGTTAAGCCGAAGATCTCGCACAGATGAAACTCTTAGAGATTATTTTTATGAGAAATTAGCGTTGTTGAGTCGGTGCGAGATTGTCGGTCGGAAGGCAGTTGATTGTATAATCTATGGGATCAATGACAGCTCAGTTAGAAACGGAGCCCAAGCCCTCAAATGTGAGGAACCGGAGGACCTGTTAAATTATTTAGCATCTCAACAGTCCACGCAATCTAAAGACGCATCAAGGGGCCCGTTAGCTTCAAATTCATTAAAGAGACGCGACTTTCGTAGTAACCCTTCTGACAAAAGCACTGTTAGCAATAGGGGAGCAGACTCCACTTGTTTTAATTGTCATGAGCGGGGCCATGTTTACCTGAATTGTCCCAAACCAATCGTCAAGTGCGGCAAATGCCATAGAGTAGGGCATAATGACGAAAATTGCTCTAGGAGACCGTTACAAACGCATTCGCGTAATACCAGTAGCTCAAGCAGTCAGCCTACTGACAAAAAGGTGCTAAAAGTAGCTGTAGATGTTGATAGTTCAATATTAGATAAGGTCGAAACAAGAGCATCCTTTGACATGAAAGCGTCTAAAAGTTGTTCCAGCACTTCTAATCATGCTAACCCTTTTAATGAGAGCGTAGATGACTCCGCAAACGAGAAGTTTTATAAGACTATTTGCGTTAACGGACAAATGTTAGGCGCTTACATTGACTTTGGGTGTGCGCGTAGTCTAATGCGGTATACAGATGCAGTCGCGTTAGGATTAATAAAAAGTGAAAGCACATTGTTGCCCACCTTAAGAGGATTTGGTCATTCGGCGGTCGTGCCTAAAGCCAAGGCTACTGTCCATGTTAGGATTGACGAAGTTGAGATGGAGTTGAATGTTTTGGTTGTGGATGACATGTATTTGGAAGATTCACTGATGATCGGACGGGACTTTACAGAAAAGCCATGTGTAACagcattgaaaaataataaacaattattcCTTTATCATACTCCTTCTGAACTTTCCGAAAATCAAAATCAGGCTATCGGTCTTTATGTCTTTAAAGATGCTACAGTAGTAAAGGGAGGTTTATTAGAGGTATGTACAAAAGAGACTTACACTGGCAACGTTTACTCGGACGGTGGAACCAGGATGAGTCCCAATCAAGAATATCACTTACACCAGGGTTATTATGAGGTGAAGGAGAGTAGAGCAGTAGTATTTGTAACTTCATTAACTAAAGCGCCGCTCAACTTTAGGGCAGGGACATTAATAGCGAGAGTCAATCCAATTACAGAAGTCAAGACTTTGATTGTTCAGGCTGAAGACAATGAAAGGGGAATGAAGCCGATTGAGAAATCTGAAATTAGAGTAGGCAAAGGGGTCGATGAGAAAACCCGCGAGAAACTTCATCAGCTCCTCCAGAAATATAGATCTTGTTTTGCCCAAAACCTTAACGAGCTAGGATGTGCTAAAGATGCTATTATGGATATAGATTTACATGATAAGACGCCGGTAGTCTATAGGCCTTATCGATTGTCGCATCCCGAGCGTCAAAAGGTGAGGGATATTGTTGATGAATTggtttaa